The nucleotide sequence CTGCACAAGGTCGGTCCGGCCCTGGCCGGCGGCAATGCGGTGATCCTCAAGCCCGCCCCGCAAACGCCCATGACCGCCGTGTGGATCGCCCGCCTGCTGCGCGAGGCGGGCCTGCCGGACGGCCTGATCTCGGTGCTGCACGGCGGGGCCGAGCTGGGCTCGCGGCTGGTCGCCGCTCCCCAGGTCGCGATGGTCTCTTTTACCGGCTCGGCCGGGGTGGGCGCAGCCATCAAGGCGGGCAGCGGCCTCAAGCCGGTCGCCCTCGAGCTGGGCAACAACTCGGCCAACCTGGTGGACGCCTCGGCAGAGCTCGAGGCGGCTGCGAGCAAGCTGGCGGCCACCTCGTTTGCCTACCAGGGTCAGGTGTGCATTCACCCGCAGCGCCTGATCGTGCACGCCGAGGTGTACGAGGCCTTTAAGGAGCGCTTCCTCGAGGCCAGCCGCAAGCTGGTGCTGGGCGACCCACTCGAGGAGGCGACCGACGTGGGTCCGCTGGTAAACCGCGCGGCCCTCGAGCGGGTGCAGTCCTGGATTCGGGAGGCCCTGGAACTGGGCGGCAGCCTGGCGCTGGGCGGCGAGCCGCAGGGCCTGATCCTGCCGCCCACGGTGCTCGAGAACGTTCCCTCGCACGCCCGGGTCGTGTGCGAAGAGGTCTTCGGTCCGGTGGTGGTGCTGCAGCGCGCAGAGAGCTTCGACGAGATGATCCGGCTGGCCAACGACTCGCGCTACGGGCTGCAGGTGGGCGTCTTTACCCGCGACCTGAGCCATGCGCTGCGCGCCGCGCGCGAGATCGAGGCGGGCGGCGTGGTGGTCAACGACCCCTCCACCTTCCGGGTGGACAACATGCCCTACGGCGGCATCAAGGACAGCGGCTTCGGGCGCGAGGGAGCCAGGTACACCCTCGAGGAGATGACCTACGCCAAGCTGGTGGTGCTGAGCTAAACCGTCCGGAGGAACCCGAAACGCCCCCCCTCATCCTGGAAGCCGGGGTAGGCCACGACGGTCCGGGCGGTCATCGCGCGCGGCTCCTCGAGGCTCAGGTCCGCCTCCGGCGAACGTTCGTGCTAGGCATGTCGGCGCGTTGACGGGCTGTTCGACCCGGTTTAAACTACGTCCATGATCGCCTCTGCGCTAGAAAACCGGGGAGATCGCGACTGAGACTTCAGATCGCGCGATCTCCCCGGTGCCTTGCGCCGGGGTTTTTTTTGGCCGCCAGGTCGGCCAGGATCAGCGGGAACCGCATTCAGGAGGACGCATGGAACGCTCGGAACGCTATAACCCTCACTCCATCGAGCCGAAGTGGCAGCAGGAGTGGGAACAAAAGGGCATCTACACCTTCCGCGAGGACGCCGGGGGCCAGCCGTACTACCAGCTGGCGATGTTCCCCTATCCCAGCGGAAACTTGCACATCGGGCACTGGTACGCCTTTGCCGTACCCGACGCCCGCGCGCGCTTCATGCGCATGCGCGGCTACAACGTGCTGTTCCCGATGGGCTTTGACTCGTTCGGCCTGCCCGCCGAGAACGCGGCGATCAAGCGCGGCATCGACCCCAAGGGCTGGACCTACGACAACATCGCCTACATGACCGGCCAGTTCAAGCGGATGGGCACCATGATCGACTGGTCGCGCCAGTTCGCGACCAGCGACCCCGAGTACTACCGCTGGAACCAGTGGTTTTTCATTCAGTTCTTCAAGCGCGGGCTGGCCTACAAGAAAGAGTCCTTCGTCAACTGGGACCCGGTAGACCAGACCGTGCTGGCCAACGAACAGGTGATCGACGGGCGCGGCGAACGCTCCGGAGCCCTGGTCGAGCGCCGGCTGATGAGCCAGTGGCACTTCAAGATCACCGATTACGCCGAGGAACTGCTGAACTTCGGTGACACCGACATGCCCGAGCGCGTGCGGCTGATGCAGACCAACTGGATCGGCAAGTCGGTCGGTGCCGAGATCGACTTTGACACTCCCGCCGGGGTCGAGACCGTGTTCACCACCCGCCCGGACACCATTATGGGGGCGACCTTTCTGGTACTCGCTCCCGAGCACCCCAAGGTCGAAGCCCTCACCACCGAGGCGCAGCGTGCCGAGGTCGAGGCCTACATCGAGGCCGCCTCGAGGATGTCCGAGATCGACCGCCAGGCCGAGGGGCGCGAGAAAACCGGCGTGTTCACCGGTTCTTTTGCCACCCACCCGATCAGCGGGCACCAGATTCCGATCTGGATTGCCGACTACGTGCTGGTGACCTACGGCACCGGCTCGATCATGGCGGTTCCCTCGGGCGACCAGCGCGACTTCGAGTTCGCGAAAAAGTACGACCTGCCGATCATCGAGGTGGTGCGTCCCGAAAGCGGCGAGGTCTTCGATCCGGCCAGCGCGACCGAGGCCTACTCGGGCGAGGGCATCATCGTGAACTCGGGCGAACTCGACGGCATGCGCGGCGGCAAGGCGCACATCGCGGCCGTGATCGAGAAGCTGGCGCAGCGCGGCATTGCGCGTCCCAAGACCACCTACCGCCTGCGTGACTGGCTGGTGTCGCGCCAGCGCTACTGGGGCACCCCGATCCCGGTGGTGTACTGCGACACCTGCGGAATCCAGCCGGTGCCCGAGGACCAGTTGCCCATCCGCCTGCCCGAGAACGTGGCCTTCCGGCCTACCGGGCAGAGCCCGCTCACGCTGGACGAGGCGTGGAAGCGGACCACCTGCCCGTCGTGCGGCGGTCCGGCCACCCGCGAGACCGACACGATGGACACCTTCGTGGACTCGAGCTGGTACATGTTCCGCTTCGTCAGCCCGCACTTTGAGCAGGGTCCTTTCGATCCGTCCAAGGCTCATCTGCTGCCCATTGACCTGTACACCGGCGGCATCGAGCACGCCATCTTGCACCTGCTGTACACCCGTTTCTGGACCAAGGTCATGCGCGACATGGGCCTGACCGAGGTGTCCGAGCCCTTCAAGGCCCTGCGCAACCAGGGCATCATCTTGGGCGAGGACAACGAGAAGATGTCCAAGTCGCGCGGCAACGTGGTGGACCCGGACGACCTGGTGGCCGAGTACGGCGCGGACACGGTGCGGGTGTACCTGATGTTCCTGGCGCCCTGGAGCGACGGCGGTCCCTGGAACCCCACCGGCATCAACGGCCCGTACAAGTGGCTGTCGCGCGTGTACAGCCTGTTCTTCGACGTGGCCGAAGGCCCGGCCGAAAACGTCAGCGAGGCCGACTTGCGCTTCGCGGTACACGGCACCATCAAGAAAGTGACCGAGGACCTCGAGCGCATGAGCTTCAACACCGCCATCGCCGCCCTGATGGAGCTGACCAACACCCTGGTCAAGGCCAAGCGCAGCCCGGTGGCCGAAGCCGCGAGCTACCGCGAGGCCCTGCGCCTGTTCAACCTGCTGCTGGCTCCCTTCGCGCCGCACCTGGCCGAGGAACTGTGGTCGGGCAGCGGCCGCGAGGGCAGCGTGCACCTGCAATCCTGGCCCGAGTTCGATCCGGCCGCGCTGGTGAGGAGCTCGGTGGAGGTCGTGGTCCAGGTGAACGGCAAGGTGCGCGCCCGTGCCGAGGTGCCCGCCAGCGCCGACCAGGACGAGGTGTTTGCGGTCGCGCTGAGCCT is from Deinobacterium chartae and encodes:
- a CDS encoding aldehyde dehydrogenase family protein, translated to MATLELLGCPLIIAGQEVETETREVVRAPFDGTPLYSVSQAGGSELRAALEAAVQAQKDFRDWPLHRRAALLRRASALLEAHADEVARVLAREAGKPIKAARVEVGRSVENLAFAADAALELQGETVPLDASRYGEGRLGLTLRVPRGVIAAISPFNFPLNLALHKVGPALAGGNAVILKPAPQTPMTAVWIARLLREAGLPDGLISVLHGGAELGSRLVAAPQVAMVSFTGSAGVGAAIKAGSGLKPVALELGNNSANLVDASAELEAAASKLAATSFAYQGQVCIHPQRLIVHAEVYEAFKERFLEASRKLVLGDPLEEATDVGPLVNRAALERVQSWIREALELGGSLALGGEPQGLILPPTVLENVPSHARVVCEEVFGPVVVLQRAESFDEMIRLANDSRYGLQVGVFTRDLSHALRAAREIEAGGVVVNDPSTFRVDNMPYGGIKDSGFGREGARYTLEEMTYAKLVVLS
- the leuS gene encoding leucine--tRNA ligase; protein product: MERSERYNPHSIEPKWQQEWEQKGIYTFREDAGGQPYYQLAMFPYPSGNLHIGHWYAFAVPDARARFMRMRGYNVLFPMGFDSFGLPAENAAIKRGIDPKGWTYDNIAYMTGQFKRMGTMIDWSRQFATSDPEYYRWNQWFFIQFFKRGLAYKKESFVNWDPVDQTVLANEQVIDGRGERSGALVERRLMSQWHFKITDYAEELLNFGDTDMPERVRLMQTNWIGKSVGAEIDFDTPAGVETVFTTRPDTIMGATFLVLAPEHPKVEALTTEAQRAEVEAYIEAASRMSEIDRQAEGREKTGVFTGSFATHPISGHQIPIWIADYVLVTYGTGSIMAVPSGDQRDFEFAKKYDLPIIEVVRPESGEVFDPASATEAYSGEGIIVNSGELDGMRGGKAHIAAVIEKLAQRGIARPKTTYRLRDWLVSRQRYWGTPIPVVYCDTCGIQPVPEDQLPIRLPENVAFRPTGQSPLTLDEAWKRTTCPSCGGPATRETDTMDTFVDSSWYMFRFVSPHFEQGPFDPSKAHLLPIDLYTGGIEHAILHLLYTRFWTKVMRDMGLTEVSEPFKALRNQGIILGEDNEKMSKSRGNVVDPDDLVAEYGADTVRVYLMFLAPWSDGGPWNPTGINGPYKWLSRVYSLFFDVAEGPAENVSEADLRFAVHGTIKKVTEDLERMSFNTAIAALMELTNTLVKAKRSPVAEAASYREALRLFNLLLAPFAPHLAEELWSGSGREGSVHLQSWPEFDPAALVRSSVEVVVQVNGKVRARAEVPASADQDEVFAVALSLPNVVAHTEGKEIVKRIYVPGKLVNVVVKG